From Streptomyces sp. 6-11-2, one genomic window encodes:
- a CDS encoding ABC transporter permease, whose translation MAGFTGFVLLRARAHRLLLAAALLTVLLTTAVLATLTAYSGAIGDAALRHSLRDPRNAADATLVVRVDTPSEKRAAADTAVREQARKAFDGLPVTVRTLVRSGPYGLPLSLRPPAERSGDPDLTYLAAIDPTQVRLVSGRLPGETATGDLEVALPQTAAQRLGLKPGARLTLTDRLDGRKAQIRITGLYRPVRADAPYWRLDDLGGRGVRKVGFTMYGPLLTDPAVLTGGRVSAGQTAWQASADFSTLATGRIGALRDAVRESAASLRTSTAVSGTPEVTSSLPTVLDRIDRSLLVARSTLMIAVLQLALLAGYALLLVARLLSTERSRETRLLRARGGSRARIAGLAATEALLLAVPAVACAPLLAGPLTGLLAEQGALARIGLHPDVSATGRPGVWLVAAAVALGCAMAVTLPALTSSFTTGSRARTLPAPLRAGADLGLLAVAGVAYWQLNGQPSGAVGGDLTGALGIDPLLVVAPALALLAGTVLTLRLLPPVARLAERRATGGRGLPAALAGWQFSRRPMRGAGPVLLLVLAIALGMLAIGQGASWDRSQDDQADFRAGAPVRVLAAGEGDLGRTEQYAALPRVSAAAPAVRTTLPLSGNRAATVLALDTVNAADTMLMRPDLASDSVRPLLAGLAPKSPTAGLKLPAGTASLRLTADIHGSGTRMPVDMGVTVEDSRGVPYRMPLGTLPADGRSRPLDLTLPADAGPLTLIGLDLSLNQPVDVAERHRLTVSEVTATGADGTVRRLSAPTAWKATSIGNNIASTPDGDNGTSPAKAAVTSTRPLTVTYGTGYVPHDQPWVTGSVTVRLQAAQPAQTEVAAVATDRFLESTGAREGQRVDVTFGGENVPVRIVRSVRALPTTGTADQGGSPDAAHDGGGLLMDLRSVNRLLQSQSGDRAAPTEWWLRTDAHRSAAVAAALRALPDIDPARVIVRDEIAAQLHDDPFGAGPAAAFTAASAAAAALAAVGFVVGAVGARRERDAEFALLRAMGAPRRQLARTLAAEQGVLVALALAVGVVLGTVLARTVIPLIVLTGQAAKPLPTVLVELPAARVVLLLAAVAAAPLVVTAVLTLRRPDPALSLRDRGGE comes from the coding sequence GTGGCGGGGTTCACTGGATTCGTCCTGCTGCGTGCGCGGGCGCACCGGTTGCTGCTGGCAGCCGCGTTGCTCACGGTGCTGCTGACCACGGCGGTACTGGCGACACTCACCGCCTACTCCGGCGCGATCGGCGACGCGGCGCTGCGCCACTCCCTGCGGGACCCGCGCAACGCCGCCGACGCCACCTTGGTCGTCCGCGTCGACACACCGTCCGAGAAGCGCGCGGCCGCCGACACCGCCGTACGCGAGCAGGCCCGCAAGGCCTTCGACGGACTGCCGGTCACCGTGCGCACCCTGGTGCGCTCCGGCCCCTACGGCCTGCCCCTGTCCCTGCGGCCCCCGGCGGAGCGCTCGGGCGACCCGGACCTGACGTACCTCGCGGCGATCGACCCCACCCAGGTGCGGCTCGTCTCCGGACGCCTCCCCGGCGAGACGGCGACGGGTGACCTCGAGGTCGCGCTGCCGCAGACCGCCGCGCAGCGCCTCGGGCTGAAGCCCGGCGCCCGGCTCACCCTCACCGACCGCCTCGACGGCCGGAAGGCCCAGATTCGGATCACCGGGCTCTACCGCCCCGTCCGCGCCGACGCGCCGTACTGGCGGCTGGACGATCTGGGCGGCCGCGGCGTCCGCAAGGTCGGCTTCACGATGTACGGGCCGCTGCTGACCGACCCCGCCGTCCTCACCGGCGGCAGGGTGAGCGCGGGACAGACCGCGTGGCAGGCGTCGGCGGACTTCTCCACGCTGGCGACCGGACGGATCGGAGCGCTGCGCGACGCGGTGCGCGAGAGTGCCGCGTCCCTGCGCACGTCCACGGCGGTGAGCGGCACACCGGAGGTCACGTCCTCGCTGCCCACCGTCCTGGACCGGATCGACCGCTCCCTGCTCGTGGCCCGCTCCACCCTGATGATCGCCGTGCTCCAGCTGGCGTTGCTCGCCGGCTACGCGCTGCTGCTGGTGGCCCGGCTGCTGAGCACCGAACGCAGCAGGGAGACCCGCCTGCTGCGGGCCCGCGGCGGCTCCCGCGCCCGGATCGCCGGCCTCGCCGCCACCGAGGCGCTGCTGCTCGCCGTGCCCGCCGTGGCCTGCGCGCCGCTGCTGGCGGGACCGCTGACCGGGCTGCTGGCCGAGCAGGGCGCCCTGGCCCGGATCGGACTGCACCCGGACGTCTCCGCGACCGGGCGGCCAGGGGTCTGGCTGGTGGCGGCGGCCGTGGCGCTGGGCTGCGCGATGGCGGTGACGCTGCCCGCGCTGACCTCGTCGTTCACGACCGGCTCGCGGGCCCGTACGCTGCCCGCGCCGCTGCGCGCCGGCGCGGACCTGGGACTGCTGGCGGTGGCCGGTGTGGCGTACTGGCAGCTGAACGGGCAGCCCTCCGGCGCGGTCGGCGGCGACCTCACGGGCGCGCTCGGCATCGACCCGCTGCTGGTCGTCGCGCCCGCACTGGCCCTGCTGGCCGGAACGGTGCTGACCCTGCGGCTGCTGCCGCCGGTGGCCCGGCTGGCCGAGCGGCGCGCGACCGGCGGCCGCGGACTGCCGGCCGCGCTGGCGGGCTGGCAGTTCAGCCGCCGCCCGATGCGCGGGGCCGGGCCGGTGCTGCTGCTCGTACTCGCCATCGCGCTGGGCATGCTGGCGATCGGTCAGGGAGCTTCCTGGGACCGCTCGCAGGACGACCAGGCGGACTTCCGGGCGGGTGCGCCGGTGCGCGTACTGGCCGCCGGGGAGGGGGACCTCGGCCGCACCGAGCAGTACGCGGCCCTCCCGCGCGTGAGCGCCGCCGCCCCAGCCGTCCGCACCACTCTGCCGCTGTCCGGCAACCGCGCCGCAACCGTGCTCGCGCTGGACACCGTGAACGCGGCGGACACGATGCTGATGCGCCCCGACCTGGCGTCCGATTCCGTACGGCCACTGCTGGCGGGGCTCGCGCCCAAGAGCCCGACGGCGGGGCTGAAGCTGCCCGCCGGGACGGCCAGCCTGCGGCTGACCGCAGACATCCACGGCTCCGGCACGAGGATGCCGGTGGACATGGGAGTCACCGTCGAGGACAGTCGCGGAGTCCCGTACCGCATGCCGCTGGGCACGCTGCCCGCCGACGGCCGCTCCCGCCCCCTGGACCTGACCCTCCCCGCGGACGCGGGCCCCCTGACCCTGATCGGTCTCGATCTGTCCCTCAACCAGCCCGTCGACGTCGCCGAGCGGCACCGCCTCACCGTCTCCGAGGTGACCGCCACCGGCGCCGACGGGACGGTACGGCGACTGAGTGCGCCGACGGCCTGGAAGGCGACCTCGATCGGCAACAACATCGCCTCCACTCCCGACGGCGACAACGGCACCTCCCCGGCCAAGGCGGCCGTGACGTCCACCCGCCCGCTGACCGTCACCTACGGCACCGGCTACGTGCCGCACGACCAGCCCTGGGTGACGGGCTCGGTGACCGTGCGGCTCCAGGCGGCGCAGCCCGCGCAGACGGAGGTCGCGGCCGTGGCGACCGACCGTTTCCTCGAATCCACGGGTGCACGCGAGGGGCAGCGGGTGGACGTGACCTTCGGCGGCGAGAACGTTCCGGTCCGGATCGTGCGTTCGGTACGGGCGCTGCCGACCACGGGCACTGCCGATCAGGGCGGTTCCCCGGACGCCGCGCACGACGGCGGAGGTCTGCTGATGGACCTGCGGTCGGTCAACCGGCTGCTCCAGTCACAGTCCGGCGACCGGGCCGCGCCCACCGAGTGGTGGCTGCGCACCGACGCCCACCGGTCGGCGGCCGTGGCCGCGGCCCTGCGGGCCCTGCCCGACATCGACCCGGCGCGAGTGATCGTGCGGGACGAGATCGCCGCCCAGTTGCACGACGACCCGTTCGGCGCCGGGCCCGCGGCCGCCTTCACCGCGGCTTCCGCGGCCGCGGCGGCGCTGGCCGCTGTCGGCTTCGTGGTCGGGGCTGTCGGGGCCCGCAGGGAGCGGGACGCCGAATTCGCCCTCCTGCGTGCCATGGGCGCCCCGCGCCGCCAGCTGGCCCGGACGCTCGCGGCCGAGCAGGGCGTGCTGGTGGCCCTGGCGCTGGCGGTCGGCGTGGTTCTGGGCACCGTACTGGCCCGCACGGTGATCCCGCTGATCGTACTGACCGGGCAGGCCGCGAAACCGCTGCCGACCGTCCTGGTCGAACTGCCCGC
- a CDS encoding globin — protein MNEIRRGTLQEQTFYEQVGGEETFRRLVHRFYEGVAGDPELRAMYPEEDLEPAEERLRLFLIQYWGGPTTYGERRGHPRLRMRHAPFRVDRAAHDAWLRHMRVAVDELGLSQEHEQTLWNYLTYAAASMVNTPD, from the coding sequence GTGAATGAGATTCGGCGTGGCACGCTTCAGGAGCAGACCTTCTACGAGCAGGTCGGCGGCGAGGAGACCTTCCGCCGGCTGGTCCACCGTTTCTACGAGGGGGTGGCCGGGGATCCCGAGTTGCGGGCGATGTATCCCGAGGAGGATCTGGAACCGGCCGAGGAGCGGCTGCGGCTGTTCCTGATCCAGTACTGGGGCGGTCCGACGACGTACGGCGAGCGGCGCGGCCATCCGCGGCTGCGGATGCGGCACGCGCCCTTCCGGGTCGACCGGGCGGCGCACGACGCCTGGCTGCGGCACATGCGGGTGGCGGTCGACGAGCTCGGCCTGTCGCAGGAGCACGAGCAGACGCTGTGGAACTACCTGACGTACGCGGCGGCGTCGATGGTGAACACACCCGACTGA
- a CDS encoding FHA domain-containing protein, whose product MPTCPNGHQSGSDDWCEVCGHRMAGAVPPPPPPPPVGGYGFPPAPGPAGPGQPGAPGVPGGRPHLSAVPNPEPELCPQCRTPREGGAPFCEECRWNFLTNTATSYTPAAPPGPGPGPGPGPRFPQPPGPAFGGDTFEYQGSRPSQVNRPAEPIPHAPPFGTEPPGRPGPPNFGTEPPGRPGPPNFGGDPSRPVPPPPGAPGAPGGAPQAFQQPGPPAPPGFPQETGRPPHGGDDDWVISPPSSTGPSGPGVPGRPGPGQAGGYGYPQPGATQAPPGPAFPQQPQQPATWTATIGPDRDYFMAMMQRSGPEAAGLNLPAYSPEQQRTLTGNQVTIGRRRHSTGDTPDIDLSVPPEDPGVSHQHAVLVQQPDGSWAVVDQNSTNGTTVNGSEDPIQPFVPVPLQDGDRVHVGAWTTITIRRG is encoded by the coding sequence ATGCCGACCTGCCCGAACGGACACCAGTCGGGTTCCGACGACTGGTGCGAGGTGTGCGGTCACCGCATGGCCGGTGCCGTGCCTCCGCCTCCCCCGCCGCCCCCGGTCGGGGGCTACGGCTTCCCGCCCGCGCCGGGGCCCGCCGGTCCCGGTCAGCCGGGTGCGCCCGGCGTGCCCGGTGGGCGCCCGCACCTGTCCGCCGTACCGAACCCCGAGCCGGAGCTCTGCCCGCAGTGCCGTACGCCCCGTGAGGGCGGCGCGCCGTTCTGCGAGGAGTGCCGGTGGAACTTCCTGACGAACACGGCGACCTCGTACACGCCGGCCGCGCCGCCCGGTCCCGGTCCCGGTCCCGGTCCCGGCCCGCGTTTCCCGCAGCCGCCCGGTCCGGCCTTCGGCGGCGACACGTTCGAGTACCAGGGCTCCCGGCCGTCCCAGGTGAACCGGCCCGCCGAGCCGATCCCGCACGCCCCGCCCTTCGGGACCGAGCCCCCCGGCCGCCCCGGCCCCCCGAACTTCGGGACCGAGCCCCCCGGCCGCCCCGGCCCGCCGAACTTCGGCGGCGACCCGTCACGGCCGGTTCCGCCGCCGCCCGGTGCCCCCGGAGCGCCCGGTGGTGCCCCGCAGGCGTTCCAGCAGCCCGGCCCGCCGGCACCGCCCGGGTTCCCGCAGGAGACCGGCCGGCCGCCGCACGGCGGTGACGACGACTGGGTGATCTCCCCGCCGTCGTCCACGGGCCCCTCCGGTCCGGGCGTCCCCGGCCGTCCCGGCCCCGGCCAGGCGGGCGGCTACGGCTACCCGCAGCCGGGTGCCACCCAGGCCCCGCCGGGACCGGCCTTCCCGCAGCAGCCGCAGCAGCCCGCGACCTGGACGGCGACGATCGGCCCGGACCGCGACTACTTCATGGCGATGATGCAGCGCTCCGGCCCCGAGGCCGCGGGTCTGAACCTGCCCGCGTACTCGCCCGAGCAGCAGCGCACGCTCACCGGCAACCAGGTCACCATCGGCCGCCGCCGGCACTCCACCGGCGACACCCCCGACATCGACCTGTCGGTCCCGCCGGAGGACCCGGGCGTCTCCCACCAGCACGCGGTGCTGGTCCAGCAGCCCGACGGCAGCTGGGCGGTGGTCGACCAGAACTCGACCAACGGCACCACGGTCAACGGCTCGGAGGACCCCATCCAGCCCTTCGTGCCGGTCCCCCTCCAGGACGGCGACCGCGTGCACGTGGGCGCCTGGACGACGATCACGATCAGGCGTGGCTAG
- a CDS encoding VWA domain-containing protein has product MANFSKPSVPQFAVDVYQNEYLPEGGREVNSIVTVSATGGGTIGSAVAAPHLYTPGQGPSAAVAIMVDCSGSMDYPPTKMRNARDATAAAIDTLRDGVHFAVIGGTHVAKEVYPGGGRLAVADATTRDQAKQALRRLSAGGGTAIGTWLRLADRLLSSADVAIRHGILLTDGRNEHESPEDLRRTLDACAGRFTCDARGVGTDWEVKEVTQIASALLGTADIVADPAGLAADFRRMMETAMGKEVADVWLRVWTPVGTTIKFVKQVAPSVEELTDRRAEAGPRAGDYPTGSWGDESRDYHLCVEVPAAGIGQEMLAARISLVVPKPDGTVQNLGAQGLVRAVWTDDMTASTSINPQVAHYTGQAELAQAIQQGLDLRKAGDFDGATAKLGRAVQLAGASGNADTAKLLAKVVDVVDAATGTVRLKAKVDEADEMTLETRSTKTVRVKK; this is encoded by the coding sequence ATGGCGAATTTCTCGAAGCCCAGCGTGCCGCAGTTCGCGGTGGACGTGTACCAGAACGAGTACCTGCCGGAGGGCGGCCGGGAGGTCAACTCGATCGTCACGGTCAGCGCGACCGGCGGCGGCACGATCGGCAGCGCGGTCGCGGCACCGCACCTGTACACGCCCGGGCAGGGACCGTCCGCCGCGGTGGCGATCATGGTCGACTGCTCGGGTTCGATGGACTATCCGCCGACCAAGATGCGCAACGCCCGGGACGCCACGGCCGCCGCGATCGACACCCTGCGCGACGGTGTGCACTTCGCGGTGATCGGCGGCACGCACGTGGCCAAGGAGGTCTATCCGGGCGGCGGCCGGCTCGCGGTCGCCGACGCGACCACCCGCGACCAGGCCAAGCAGGCGCTGCGCAGGCTCAGCGCGGGCGGCGGCACGGCCATCGGCACCTGGCTGCGGCTGGCCGACCGGCTGCTGTCCTCGGCCGACGTCGCCATCCGGCACGGGATCCTGCTCACCGACGGCCGCAACGAGCACGAGTCGCCCGAGGACCTCCGGCGGACACTCGACGCATGCGCGGGGCGCTTCACATGTGACGCGCGGGGCGTGGGCACCGACTGGGAAGTGAAAGAAGTCACACAGATCGCCTCCGCGCTGCTCGGCACCGCCGACATCGTCGCCGATCCGGCGGGCCTGGCCGCCGACTTCAGGCGGATGATGGAGACGGCGATGGGCAAGGAGGTCGCGGACGTCTGGCTGCGGGTATGGACGCCGGTGGGCACGACCATCAAGTTCGTCAAGCAAGTCGCCCCATCCGTTGAGGAGTTGACCGACCGCCGGGCCGAGGCGGGCCCGCGCGCCGGGGACTATCCCACCGGATCCTGGGGGGACGAGTCCCGCGACTACCACCTCTGTGTGGAGGTGCCCGCGGCCGGCATCGGGCAGGAGATGCTCGCCGCCCGGATCTCCCTGGTGGTGCCCAAACCGGACGGCACGGTGCAGAATCTCGGCGCCCAGGGCCTGGTACGGGCCGTGTGGACCGACGACATGACCGCCTCCACCTCGATCAATCCGCAGGTGGCGCACTACACCGGGCAGGCCGAACTGGCGCAGGCCATCCAGCAGGGCCTCGACCTTCGTAAAGCAGGCGATTTCGATGGAGCAACGGCCAAGCTGGGCCGCGCTGTTCAGCTCGCCGGAGCCTCGGGGAACGCGGATACTGCGAAACTGCTTGCGAAGGTGGTGGACGTGGTCGACGCCGCGACGGGTACTGTGCGACTGAAAGCGAAGGTCGACGAGGCCGACGAGATGACTCTCGAAACCCGGTCCACCAAGACCGTTCGCGTGAAGAAGTGA
- a CDS encoding PP2C family serine/threonine-protein phosphatase, translating into MSQMHQQAALPKCPSCAEPLESGDRFCGACGYDLSAAAEGPGDTPTLTMDRGAVPRPAGPGERADDAVWPRAPHPDASEAPPRLHLPTDLPGTDSSGSPLPAPARQAQAQAQAQSQAQAQAAVQAAVQQRPHPVAQSPQQPQTGQPQPQPQPQPQPPAEARATGRPQPQPQPQAHAQAAVQQQPQGQGQAQTQPQQHPQPQGQGPQPQGQPQQQGASASGVRFDRPAEPDEYPLQAPDPRVPADSDTAAPAEGTPGDGAPGEATTVCVACRAGRVDSDGYCENCGHAQPRERDHMEQESGPIAAVSDRGLRHHRNEDAFALGRTALPDGSPALAAIVCDGVSSATRPDDASLAASRAASESLLAALPRGTHPQQAMHDAIVAAAQAVDALAGEPAPAGRHSAHQNAPACTFVGAVVTSGLLVVGWVGDSRAYWVPVDRGAPPARLTEDDSWAAQMVSAGLMSEAEAYADERAHAITGWLGADAYELEPHTASFKPDRPGVVVVCTDGLWNYAETAREMAEAVPLDAAVRPLHSARVLVGHALDGGGHDNVTVAVLPFPATPQGAGSA; encoded by the coding sequence ATGTCGCAGATGCACCAGCAGGCCGCGCTGCCGAAGTGCCCGAGCTGTGCGGAGCCGCTCGAATCGGGTGACCGCTTCTGCGGCGCGTGCGGGTACGACCTGTCCGCGGCCGCCGAGGGACCGGGCGACACGCCGACGCTCACCATGGACCGCGGCGCGGTGCCGCGCCCGGCCGGCCCCGGCGAGCGTGCCGACGACGCCGTATGGCCGCGCGCACCGCACCCGGACGCCTCCGAGGCCCCGCCACGGCTGCATCTGCCGACGGACCTGCCGGGCACGGACTCGAGCGGCTCCCCGCTGCCGGCACCGGCACGGCAGGCACAGGCGCAGGCTCAAGCCCAGTCCCAGGCGCAGGCCCAGGCGGCGGTGCAGGCGGCGGTCCAGCAGCGGCCGCATCCGGTGGCGCAGTCCCCGCAGCAACCACAGACGGGTCAACCCCAGCCGCAACCGCAGCCGCAGCCACAGCCACCAGCCGAGGCCCGGGCGACGGGCCGGCCGCAGCCGCAGCCGCAGCCGCAGGCCCACGCACAGGCCGCAGTTCAGCAGCAGCCGCAAGGACAAGGACAGGCGCAAACACAGCCACAGCAGCACCCGCAGCCGCAAGGCCAGGGTCCGCAGCCACAGGGACAGCCACAGCAGCAAGGGGCGTCCGCCTCGGGCGTGCGGTTCGACCGGCCGGCGGAGCCCGACGAGTACCCGCTGCAGGCACCGGACCCGCGCGTGCCCGCCGACTCCGACACCGCCGCTCCGGCCGAGGGCACCCCGGGCGACGGCGCCCCGGGCGAGGCCACCACGGTGTGCGTGGCCTGCCGGGCCGGCCGGGTCGACAGCGACGGCTACTGCGAGAACTGCGGGCACGCCCAGCCGCGCGAACGCGACCACATGGAACAGGAGTCGGGCCCGATCGCCGCCGTCAGCGACCGCGGCCTGCGCCACCACCGCAACGAGGACGCCTTCGCCCTCGGCCGTACCGCGCTGCCCGACGGCTCTCCCGCCCTCGCGGCGATCGTCTGCGACGGCGTGTCCTCCGCGACCCGCCCCGACGACGCCTCCCTGGCCGCCTCCCGAGCGGCGAGCGAGTCGCTGCTGGCCGCGCTGCCCCGCGGCACGCACCCGCAGCAGGCCATGCACGACGCGATCGTCGCCGCCGCGCAGGCGGTCGACGCGCTCGCCGGGGAGCCCGCGCCGGCCGGCCGGCACTCCGCCCACCAGAACGCGCCGGCCTGCACGTTCGTCGGCGCGGTGGTCACCTCCGGACTGCTGGTCGTCGGCTGGGTCGGCGACAGCCGCGCCTACTGGGTCCCGGTGGACCGCGGCGCGCCCCCGGCCCGGCTCACCGAGGACGACTCGTGGGCCGCGCAGATGGTCTCCGCGGGCCTGATGTCCGAGGCGGAGGCGTACGCCGACGAGCGCGCCCACGCGATCACCGGCTGGCTCGGCGCGGACGCCTACGAACTGGAGCCGCACACCGCCTCCTTCAAGCCGGACCGGCCGGGAGTGGTCGTGGTGTGCACGGACGGGCTGTGGAACTACGCCGAGACGGCCCGGGAGATGGCCGAGGCCGTCCCCCTCGACGCCGCCGTGCGCCCGCTGCACAGCGCCCGGGTCCTGGTCGGCCACGCCCTGGACGGCGGGGGCCACGACAACGTAACAGTGGCCGTCCTGCCGTTCCCGGCCACGCCGCAGGGGGCAGGATCGGCCTGA
- a CDS encoding serine/threonine-protein kinase, protein MSQAGQTCQRPGCGGSYEDVGGGELYCDTCGLAPVVSATGMVGSPPTGVTGGGDSRGSVGSGGSASSARSSRTSSQSSKSRRSVSGRLSRSLSGKATGRSVSVRSSGSTTGSSGRGRLGAGLVQVPQVPRPDPRSMVLENPEVPERKRFCSRSDCGAPVGRARGDRPGRTEGFCTKCGHPYSFVPKLRAGDIVHGQYEVVGCLAHGGLGWIYLAVDRAVSDRWVVLKGLLDTGDQDAMAAAISERRFLAEIEHANIVRIYNFVEHLDQRTGSLDGYIVMEYVGGKSLKEIANSRRTPESRRDPLPVEQACAYGIEALEALGHLHSRNLLYCDFKVDNAIQTEDQLKLIDMGAVRRMDDDESAIYGTVGYQAPEVAEVGPSVASDLYTVGRTLAVLTFDFQGYTNVFADSLPDPDNIEVFRQYESFYRLLVRATDPDPARRFASAQEMAEQLTGVLREVVSLQTGRARPALSTLFGPELRVTDTELFPRLDGDVSRLGARATRSRGSAPALAAGTAHGHGVPDTPNAPALPALPALPALVKPVDTPAAALALPVPHVDPSDPNAGFLAGLLTSAPGELAHALAAAPTQSAETRLRQVRARLETGEPATALEVLRQLEQRNPDDWRVVWYRGVASLVTGDHEEAALAFDAVYDAFPGEVAPKLALGLCAEVLGQLDNAAEYYRLVWSTDPSQVSAAFGLARVQLATGERPGAVRTLESVPESSIHYTAARVAAVRARLRHRTAAASDTPFLDDLTAASGQVEALQAYGLDPARRELLSAEVLGCALDWVLSGGRATDPAARRVLLGSDLDERGLRFGLERSYRTLARLAPGGEERIDLVERANRYRPRTWV, encoded by the coding sequence ATGAGTCAGGCGGGGCAGACCTGTCAGCGGCCGGGCTGCGGCGGGTCGTACGAGGACGTCGGCGGCGGCGAGCTGTACTGCGACACGTGCGGTCTCGCGCCGGTCGTCTCGGCGACCGGCATGGTGGGCTCGCCGCCCACCGGCGTCACCGGCGGCGGGGACTCGCGGGGTTCGGTGGGCAGCGGCGGCTCGGCCTCCAGCGCCCGCAGTTCCCGTACGTCGTCGCAGTCGTCGAAATCGCGCCGCTCGGTGTCGGGACGGCTCTCGCGCTCGCTGTCGGGCAAGGCGACCGGCCGGTCGGTGTCGGTGCGCAGCTCCGGCTCCACGACGGGCTCCTCCGGCCGCGGCCGGCTGGGCGCGGGTCTGGTGCAGGTGCCGCAGGTGCCGCGGCCGGACCCGCGTTCGATGGTGCTGGAGAACCCCGAGGTGCCGGAGCGCAAGCGGTTCTGCTCGCGCTCGGACTGCGGTGCGCCGGTCGGGCGCGCGCGGGGGGACCGCCCGGGCCGTACGGAGGGCTTCTGCACCAAGTGCGGGCACCCGTACTCCTTCGTGCCCAAGCTGAGGGCCGGGGACATCGTCCACGGCCAGTACGAGGTCGTGGGCTGTCTGGCGCACGGCGGCCTGGGCTGGATCTACCTCGCCGTGGACCGGGCCGTGTCCGACCGCTGGGTGGTCCTCAAGGGCCTGCTGGACACCGGCGACCAGGACGCGATGGCGGCGGCGATCTCCGAGCGGCGGTTCCTGGCGGAGATCGAGCACGCCAACATCGTGCGGATCTACAACTTCGTCGAGCACCTCGACCAGCGGACCGGCTCCCTCGACGGCTACATCGTGATGGAGTACGTCGGCGGCAAGTCGCTGAAGGAGATCGCCAACTCCCGTCGCACCCCGGAGAGCAGACGCGACCCGCTGCCGGTGGAGCAGGCCTGCGCGTACGGGATCGAGGCGCTGGAGGCGCTCGGTCATCTGCACAGCCGCAACCTGCTGTACTGCGACTTCAAGGTCGACAACGCGATCCAGACCGAGGACCAGCTCAAGCTGATCGACATGGGCGCGGTGCGCCGTATGGACGACGACGAGTCGGCCATCTACGGCACGGTCGGCTACCAGGCGCCCGAGGTCGCCGAGGTCGGCCCGTCGGTGGCCAGCGACCTGTACACGGTGGGCCGTACGCTCGCCGTCCTCACCTTCGACTTCCAGGGCTACACGAACGTCTTCGCGGACTCCCTGCCCGACCCCGACAACATCGAGGTCTTCCGCCAGTACGAGTCCTTCTACCGCCTGCTGGTCCGTGCCACCGACCCCGACCCGGCCCGCCGGTTCGCCTCGGCGCAGGAGATGGCGGAGCAGCTCACGGGCGTGCTGCGGGAGGTCGTGTCCCTCCAGACCGGCCGGGCCCGGCCGGCTCTTTCGACGCTGTTCGGCCCGGAACTGCGGGTGACGGACACGGAGTTGTTCCCGAGGCTGGACGGGGACGTGTCCCGGCTGGGAGCGCGGGCGACACGCTCGCGCGGATCGGCCCCGGCCCTCGCGGCCGGTACCGCGCACGGCCACGGCGTCCCGGACACGCCGAACGCCCCGGCTCTCCCGGCTCTCCCGGCTCTCCCGGCGCTCGTCAAGCCCGTCGACACGCCCGCCGCCGCGCTCGCCCTGCCGGTCCCCCACGTCGACCCGAGTGACCCGAACGCGGGTTTTCTGGCAGGCCTGTTGACGTCCGCGCCCGGGGAACTGGCGCACGCGCTCGCGGCGGCGCCCACGCAGTCGGCCGAGACCCGGCTGCGCCAGGTCAGGGCCCGGCTGGAGACCGGCGAACCGGCCACCGCGCTGGAGGTCCTGCGCCAACTGGAGCAGCGGAACCCGGACGACTGGCGGGTCGTCTGGTACCGGGGCGTGGCCTCCCTGGTCACCGGCGACCACGAGGAGGCGGCCCTCGCCTTCGACGCGGTCTACGACGCCTTCCCCGGTGAGGTCGCGCCGAAGCTGGCGCTCGGTCTGTGCGCCGAGGTGCTCGGCCAGCTCGACAACGCCGCCGAGTACTACCGCCTGGTGTGGTCGACCGACCCGAGCCAGGTCAGCGCCGCGTTCGGGCTGGCCCGCGTGCAGCTCGCCACCGGCGAACGGCCCGGCGCGGTACGGACCCTGGAGTCCGTTCCGGAGTCCTCGATCCACTACACGGCGGCGCGCGTGGCGGCCGTACGGGCACGGCTGAGGCACCGTACGGCGGCGGCGTCCGACACGCCGTTCCTGGACGATCTGACGGCCGCCTCCGGGCAGGTCGAGGCACTTCAGGCCTACGGTCTGGACCCGGCGCGGCGCGAGCTGTTGTCGGCGGAAGTCCTCGGCTGCGCCCTGGACTGGGTACTCTCCGGGGGCCGGGCCACCGACCCGGCCGCCCGGCGGGTGCTGCTCGGGAGCGATCTGGACGAGCGGGGACTCCGCTTCGGCCTGGAGCGTTCGTACCGCACGCTGGCCCGGCTGGCGCCCGGTGGCGAGGAGAGGATCGACCTGGTGGAACGTGCCAACCGTTACCGCCCCCGGACGTGGGTGTAG